A single region of the Pseudomonas granadensis genome encodes:
- a CDS encoding phage tail terminator-like protein: MSHAIIASIYEAKLIAWNAARSEKLKIVFENMAYTPAAGETYLRAFTIPGDTASNTLGGDHRLYTGVFQVSIISPAGTGKAKTNPIAAELIALFPLYVRDVKNGFVVTPMTPVDVGPGITGDSTYTVPLSFSYRSDTTP; the protein is encoded by the coding sequence ATGAGTCATGCAATCATCGCCTCGATTTACGAGGCAAAGCTGATCGCCTGGAACGCTGCCAGGTCGGAAAAGCTCAAGATCGTTTTTGAGAACATGGCGTATACGCCCGCAGCGGGCGAGACTTACCTGCGGGCGTTCACCATTCCGGGCGACACGGCCAGCAACACGCTCGGGGGAGACCACCGGCTTTATACCGGCGTGTTCCAGGTCAGCATCATTTCTCCGGCCGGCACCGGTAAAGCGAAAACCAACCCTATTGCTGCCGAGCTCATCGCGTTATTTCCGCTTTATGTGCGCGACGTGAAGAACGGTTTTGTAGTTACGCCCATGACGCCTGTTGATGTCGGCCCAGGCATCACAGGCGATTCAACCTACACCGTCCCGCTGTCGTTCTCATATCGGTCCGACACCACGCCATAA
- a CDS encoding phage tail protein produces the protein MSVYFPNGATLSISSGFAAAKLISAISNANPGVATSAANGFANGDILLITSGWEDINERAVRVSNAAAGAFTLEGIDTSNVAFFPDGISGGTAKKVTGWVAVNQVIGNSMSGGEQQYWTYAPLEARRDKQIPTTKNAQAFAFQLADDDSLAWYEELDKADREKEVRILRMSLPNGKTIYYAGYASFNKTPTLVRNEGAAVSFGFTINAEITAYRAPVAAGGGA, from the coding sequence ATGTCTGTTTACTTCCCCAACGGGGCGACGCTTTCAATCTCCAGCGGATTCGCCGCCGCCAAGCTCATTTCGGCAATCAGCAACGCCAACCCCGGTGTCGCAACCAGCGCCGCAAATGGCTTTGCCAATGGCGATATCCTTCTGATCACGTCCGGCTGGGAGGACATCAACGAGCGCGCCGTGCGTGTATCCAACGCGGCGGCGGGCGCATTCACTCTGGAAGGCATCGACACGTCCAACGTGGCTTTCTTTCCCGATGGCATCAGCGGCGGTACCGCGAAGAAAGTGACCGGCTGGGTAGCGGTCAATCAGGTGATCGGCAACTCCATGTCCGGCGGTGAGCAGCAATACTGGACTTACGCGCCACTCGAAGCGCGCCGCGACAAACAGATCCCGACCACCAAAAATGCGCAGGCCTTCGCTTTCCAACTGGCTGACGATGACAGCCTGGCTTGGTACGAAGAGCTGGATAAGGCCGATCGAGAGAAGGAAGTGCGCATCTTGCGTATGTCGCTGCCCAACGGCAAAACGATCTATTACGCCGGTTATGCATCCTTCAACAAAACCCCGACGCTGGTGCGCAACGAAGGTGCGGCGGTTTCCTTTGGCTTTACCATCAACGCTGAAATCACCGCGTATCGCGCGCCGGTTGCTGCTGGCGGCGGGGCCTGA
- a CDS encoding phage tail assembly chaperone, with the protein MAKFKIAQAPTFAGVVMVPVVGQDPVKVDFTFKYRDRIELAALFDGWNQRQKQSLEQFGDKPTMSQIVAVDTENQVQQIKDLVVGWEFDDKFDDEGIKALVTSCHGATEAVVNAYQAAYAKARAGN; encoded by the coding sequence ATGGCGAAGTTCAAGATTGCGCAAGCGCCAACTTTCGCTGGTGTGGTGATGGTCCCGGTAGTTGGCCAAGACCCGGTGAAGGTGGATTTCACCTTCAAATATCGAGACCGCATCGAACTTGCCGCGCTATTCGATGGATGGAATCAGCGGCAAAAGCAGAGCCTTGAGCAGTTCGGCGACAAGCCTACGATGTCTCAAATCGTTGCGGTCGACACCGAAAACCAAGTGCAGCAGATCAAGGATCTGGTAGTTGGCTGGGAGTTCGACGACAAGTTCGACGATGAGGGTATCAAAGCGCTGGTGACCTCGTGCCACGGTGCAACCGAGGCCGTGGTAAATGCCTACCAGGCGGCCTACGCCAAGGCCCGCGCGGGAAACTGA
- a CDS encoding DUF1799 domain-containing protein, translating to MYEPPPNAEQLAAFGLDAEDIEEEFEVWPCLWPAFLLFNRMSTQWRVGAGGAIGLDYSSIRDVAAFLGIKKKKLAEIFPDLQVLEGEALRVMAEERENSP from the coding sequence ATGTATGAGCCCCCTCCGAATGCGGAGCAACTTGCCGCATTCGGGTTGGACGCCGAGGACATTGAAGAGGAATTCGAAGTTTGGCCATGTCTTTGGCCAGCCTTCCTCCTGTTCAACAGGATGTCCACTCAGTGGCGTGTCGGCGCCGGCGGCGCTATTGGTCTCGACTACAGCAGCATCCGCGACGTGGCCGCTTTCCTCGGCATCAAGAAAAAGAAACTCGCTGAAATCTTCCCTGACCTTCAAGTGCTGGAAGGCGAAGCCCTGCGCGTCATGGCAGAGGAAAGGGAAAACAGCCCGTAA
- a CDS encoding phage tail tape measure protein, translating into MNIAELGVKIDSADAIQAKTSLDEMAKAGGRAEQSAVSLMNEMQALEKSLSTNAKTTQDLAKQREALAKLTKTGAYGEAEAAKISAQLDKQQVALAKSTMDEQKALNSLLGAIDPARAALAKLDTQVEQLGKHLDAGRISQDEYNTALSKIDKDYDKLNKTSTGFEKLRLGSRQAQENVVQLGNALSSGDWGSGVRAVAQLGAGAGEGAAGLLAILGPLALATAAVGGLAYAFYKGSEEQDSYNKSLILTGNHAGVSAGQLGDMARQVSATVGTTGQAAEVLALLAGNGKIAGESFTGITQAAVSMQEATGKAVSETVAEFAKLADDPVKASAALNEQYHYLTASVYSQITALEKQGDHAGAVKLATESFADAINERTPRILENLSFWEKGYNAVARAADGLKNIGRSDIGADIEQARRDLAGAQAGDVGLFQNNQEMIDLYQNRLNMLEDQQAAEADIAKWQGEQAKAQGDAVSSMAKIDALTKSAWTNEQKRTEAIKEYKRQLEDIRKVAPNDPRLNQAAIDKNLANINDLFKDSKATGTQVDLTGFNNAKNNLTAISAEYKNAQKELDAAQKAGLVSQADYALKREALIGNERDEVTAAYEAEISALEAAKAKKTTSAAQSIQLDQKIADARAGMIKAQKEADSQLEVLATSETGRLAKQERAIFSYVQALSQQQRALELAGQRAVVGVGQGDRQNALNGELNSQQDRFAQQSLELENQRSDPSRNMSEEEFARKSQALADANKAATDQIRQNYADVEKAQGDWTKGATSAWANYLDSASNIAGQTKALFGNAFSSMEDAIVNFAMTGKLSFADFTKSILADMARIATRQASSALLSSLVGAATSYFTGGGGGNGLAAGSAGATSSNLGASSAGYSGSYFPQALGGAWSSGVQMFANGGAFTNNIVSTPTAFGMAGGRAGVMGEAGPEAIMPLTRTSSGKLGVLAAGGGSGTTISISAPVTVVTEDRGSEGMQIDQQALSKNLQSQMQAVAEKAVADSWRAGGTSFRNANGRA; encoded by the coding sequence ATGAACATTGCAGAACTCGGCGTCAAGATCGACTCGGCCGACGCTATTCAGGCCAAAACCAGCCTGGATGAAATGGCGAAGGCCGGCGGCCGCGCCGAGCAGTCCGCCGTTTCGTTGATGAACGAAATGCAGGCGCTGGAGAAATCGCTCTCTACCAACGCCAAGACCACGCAGGATCTCGCAAAACAGCGGGAAGCATTGGCGAAGCTGACCAAGACCGGCGCCTATGGCGAGGCTGAGGCCGCCAAGATTTCTGCGCAGCTCGATAAGCAGCAGGTGGCGCTGGCCAAGTCGACAATGGATGAGCAGAAGGCATTGAACAGCCTTCTGGGCGCCATCGACCCGGCCCGTGCCGCACTGGCGAAGCTGGATACTCAGGTCGAGCAACTGGGCAAACACTTGGATGCCGGCCGGATCAGCCAGGACGAGTACAACACCGCCCTGAGTAAGATCGACAAGGACTACGACAAGCTCAACAAAACCTCCACCGGCTTTGAAAAGTTGCGCCTCGGATCGCGCCAAGCGCAGGAAAACGTCGTGCAGCTGGGGAATGCGCTGTCGTCGGGGGACTGGGGAAGCGGCGTTCGTGCTGTTGCTCAGTTGGGCGCCGGAGCGGGTGAGGGCGCGGCGGGCCTGCTGGCGATTCTCGGCCCGCTGGCGCTGGCCACTGCCGCGGTGGGCGGACTTGCATACGCTTTTTACAAGGGCAGCGAGGAGCAGGACAGCTACAACAAATCGCTGATCCTCACCGGCAATCACGCCGGTGTGAGTGCTGGACAGCTCGGTGACATGGCGCGTCAGGTGAGCGCGACTGTCGGCACAACTGGGCAAGCCGCTGAGGTTCTCGCGCTGCTGGCTGGTAATGGAAAGATTGCTGGCGAAAGCTTCACGGGCATCACTCAAGCCGCGGTGTCGATGCAGGAAGCGACCGGCAAAGCCGTGAGTGAGACTGTGGCGGAGTTCGCCAAGCTCGCTGACGACCCGGTCAAGGCATCTGCTGCGCTGAATGAGCAGTACCACTATCTCACTGCGTCGGTTTACTCGCAAATCACCGCACTGGAAAAGCAGGGCGACCATGCCGGCGCCGTGAAACTGGCTACTGAATCATTTGCCGATGCAATCAACGAGCGCACGCCGCGGATCCTTGAGAACCTGAGCTTTTGGGAAAAAGGATACAACGCAGTCGCTCGCGCTGCCGATGGATTGAAGAATATCGGGCGCAGCGATATCGGTGCTGATATCGAGCAAGCCCGCCGTGACTTGGCGGGCGCTCAGGCGGGCGACGTAGGCCTGTTTCAGAACAATCAGGAGATGATCGACCTCTATCAAAATCGGCTCAACATGCTGGAGGACCAGCAGGCCGCAGAAGCCGATATCGCCAAGTGGCAGGGTGAGCAGGCGAAGGCCCAAGGCGATGCCGTCTCGTCGATGGCGAAGATCGACGCTCTCACCAAGTCCGCATGGACGAACGAGCAGAAGCGCACCGAGGCGATCAAGGAATACAAGCGCCAGCTCGAAGACATCCGCAAGGTCGCCCCGAACGATCCTCGCCTGAATCAGGCGGCGATCGACAAGAACCTGGCGAACATCAACGACCTGTTCAAGGATTCGAAAGCAACCGGAACACAGGTCGATCTGACTGGTTTCAACAATGCCAAGAACAACTTGACAGCTATCAGCGCTGAGTACAAAAACGCTCAGAAGGAACTGGACGCTGCGCAGAAGGCTGGACTCGTTTCTCAAGCCGACTATGCCCTGAAGCGCGAAGCGCTGATCGGCAACGAGCGCGACGAAGTGACCGCAGCTTATGAGGCGGAGATCTCCGCGCTGGAAGCCGCGAAAGCCAAAAAGACCACCTCTGCCGCGCAAAGCATCCAGCTGGACCAGAAGATCGCCGATGCTCGCGCCGGCATGATCAAGGCCCAAAAGGAAGCTGACAGCCAACTCGAAGTGCTCGCTACCAGCGAAACCGGAAGGCTGGCGAAGCAGGAGCGAGCGATATTCTCCTACGTTCAGGCATTGAGCCAGCAGCAACGGGCATTGGAACTGGCAGGACAGCGGGCGGTAGTTGGCGTTGGCCAGGGTGATCGGCAGAACGCACTGAATGGAGAACTGAACAGCCAGCAAGATCGGTTTGCGCAGCAATCGCTAGAACTGGAAAACCAGCGATCTGACCCGTCACGCAACATGTCGGAGGAGGAGTTCGCGCGCAAGTCGCAAGCGCTCGCCGACGCGAATAAAGCCGCAACCGATCAGATCCGGCAAAACTACGCAGATGTCGAGAAAGCTCAAGGGGACTGGACCAAGGGCGCAACGTCGGCCTGGGCCAATTATCTGGACTCGGCGAGCAACATCGCCGGCCAAACGAAAGCCCTGTTCGGCAACGCCTTCAGCTCGATGGAGGACGCAATCGTCAACTTCGCCATGACCGGGAAGCTGTCGTTTGCTGACTTCACCAAGTCGATTCTGGCGGACATGGCGCGGATCGCGACCCGTCAGGCCAGTTCGGCGCTGCTGAGCAGTCTCGTTGGTGCGGCTACCAGCTATTTTACTGGCGGCGGGGGCGGCAATGGCTTGGCGGCTGGGTCTGCCGGTGCGACATCGTCGAACCTCGGCGCTTCCTCGGCAGGGTACTCCGGCAGCTATTTCCCGCAGGCGCTCGGCGGTGCCTGGTCATCGGGTGTGCAGATGTTTGCCAACGGCGGCGCTTTCACCAACAACATCGTCAGCACGCCGACAGCTTTCGGGATGGCCGGCGGTAGGGCGGGTGTAATGGGCGAGGCAGGGCCGGAGGCGATCATGCCTTTGACCAGAACTTCCAGCGGCAAGCTCGGCGTTCTTGCTGCTGGTGGCGGTTCAGGGACAACGATCAGCATCAGCGCGCCGGTCACGGTGGTAACTGAGGACCGTGGGTCTGAAGGCATGCAGATCGACCAGCAAGCGCTCTCGAAAAACCTTCAATCGCAAATGCAGGCTGTGGCCGAGAAAGCCGTCGCTGATTCTTGGCGAGCGGGCGGCACCAGCTTTCGAAATGCCAATGGGAGGGCCTGA
- a CDS encoding phage tail protein → MAIEKFTWPTERGETPEITYRVRTSKFGGGYAQNVGDGPNNKEDSYPITCSGRKAKVMEIMGFLDRHAGAKAFLWTTPLGELGLFTCKNPAPTPMGGGVFKLTATFERAFQP, encoded by the coding sequence ATGGCCATCGAGAAATTCACCTGGCCAACCGAGCGCGGTGAGACACCCGAAATCACCTATCGGGTGCGCACCTCTAAGTTCGGCGGCGGCTACGCGCAAAACGTTGGCGACGGCCCGAACAACAAGGAGGACTCCTATCCGATCACCTGCTCCGGTCGAAAGGCCAAGGTGATGGAGATCATGGGGTTCCTTGACCGGCACGCCGGTGCAAAGGCGTTTCTCTGGACAACGCCGCTCGGCGAGCTCGGGCTGTTCACCTGCAAAAATCCTGCTCCCACACCAATGGGCGGTGGAGTCTTCAAGCTCACCGCCACGTTCGAGCGAGCATTCCAACCATAA
- a CDS encoding phage minor tail protein L: MPLISDIQVLEPGSEVLLFELDGTDYGADVLRFHGHAIPHTPADLIAAGANADQLPAKAIYWQGNEYSAWPMQIDGIEANGDGTAVRPTLSVGNVNGRITALCLAFEDLLEFKLTMRHTLGSYLDAANFPAGNPTADPTQETIEVWYIDQKTNEDGETVSWELASPGDVGNESIGRQATTLCHWCLTGGYRGPNCGYTGPYVTKDGVITDNPELDQCDATLGKGCIPRFGEGNPLPFGGFPAVSLIARS; this comes from the coding sequence ATGCCGCTGATCAGTGACATCCAGGTGCTTGAGCCTGGCAGCGAAGTGCTGCTTTTTGAATTGGACGGCACGGACTATGGCGCGGACGTTCTGCGCTTCCACGGGCACGCGATACCGCACACGCCAGCCGACCTGATCGCCGCCGGCGCCAATGCCGATCAGTTGCCAGCGAAGGCGATTTATTGGCAGGGCAACGAGTACAGCGCCTGGCCGATGCAAATCGACGGCATCGAGGCGAACGGCGACGGCACGGCGGTCCGGCCGACGTTGTCGGTGGGCAACGTCAACGGGCGCATCACCGCGCTTTGTCTGGCGTTCGAAGACCTGCTCGAATTTAAGCTGACGATGCGCCACACGCTCGGCAGCTACCTCGACGCAGCGAACTTCCCCGCTGGCAATCCCACTGCAGACCCAACCCAAGAGACGATCGAGGTCTGGTACATCGACCAGAAGACGAACGAGGACGGGGAGACGGTCAGTTGGGAGCTGGCCAGCCCCGGCGACGTCGGTAATGAGTCGATCGGGCGTCAGGCCACAACCCTTTGCCACTGGTGCCTCACCGGCGGTTACCGGGGGCCGAACTGCGGATACACCGGCCCGTACGTCACGAAGGACGGCGTCATCACCGACAACCCTGAACTTGACCAATGCGACGCCACGCTGGGCAAGGGTTGCATCCCGCGGTTCGGCGAAGGAAACCCGCTGCCGTTTGGCGGCTTCCCCGCTGTATCCTTGATCGCACGGAGCTGA
- a CDS encoding C40 family peptidase produces the protein MRKHILNAIQAHAAAEYPKECCGLLLAIGRKQHYYPCRNVSTEPQEEFRIDPEEYAAAEDVGEVIGIIHSHPDATSRPSPRDLAMCEATAMPWHILSWPEGDLRTIVPIGEVPLLKRPFVHGAWDCWQVCADWYKREWGLEFEAFKRADGWWESKENTSLYEENYEAAGFYRVDQPQRGDMIVMEVGRTVYPNHAGIFLGTDPALPSEDAATFGPGPFLLHHLYGRPSEVIVFGGPWLDRTRLILRHKDAQRTT, from the coding sequence ATGCGAAAGCACATCTTGAACGCGATCCAGGCGCACGCGGCGGCCGAGTACCCGAAAGAGTGTTGCGGTCTGCTGCTGGCGATCGGGCGCAAGCAGCACTACTACCCGTGCCGCAACGTTTCCACCGAGCCGCAGGAGGAGTTTCGGATTGACCCGGAGGAGTACGCCGCGGCCGAAGACGTCGGCGAAGTGATCGGCATAATTCATTCACATCCGGACGCCACCAGCAGGCCGTCACCACGCGACCTCGCCATGTGCGAAGCGACGGCGATGCCTTGGCACATTCTGAGCTGGCCGGAAGGCGACCTGCGCACCATCGTTCCCATCGGTGAAGTGCCGCTGCTGAAAAGACCGTTCGTGCATGGCGCCTGGGACTGCTGGCAGGTCTGCGCCGACTGGTACAAGCGCGAGTGGGGGCTGGAGTTTGAAGCCTTCAAGCGTGCCGATGGCTGGTGGGAGAGCAAGGAAAACACCAGCCTGTACGAAGAGAACTACGAGGCCGCCGGCTTCTACCGCGTCGACCAGCCGCAGCGCGGTGACATGATCGTGATGGAAGTGGGCCGCACGGTTTACCCAAACCACGCAGGGATCTTCCTCGGCACTGATCCTGCGCTGCCTAGTGAGGATGCTGCCACGTTCGGCCCTGGGCCGTTCCTGCTACACCACCTGTACGGCAGGCCGTCAGAGGTAATCGTGTTTGGCGGGCCGTGGCTGGACCGAACACGCCTGATTCTTCGGCACAAAGATGCGCAACGAACCACATAA
- a CDS encoding protein L, translating to MAYVTQVTRRYITETNSPEHAHWNTLYEIGDTVPVSGIYRCQGCGDEITSNAGQPFPPQNRHQHADSSVAVLWQLIVRTKTS from the coding sequence ATGGCATACGTAACTCAAGTCACCCGTCGATACATCACAGAAACCAACTCGCCAGAACACGCCCACTGGAACACCCTCTACGAAATCGGCGACACCGTTCCGGTTTCAGGAATCTATCGCTGCCAAGGGTGCGGTGACGAAATAACGTCTAACGCCGGCCAACCATTTCCGCCCCAAAACAGGCATCAGCACGCTGATTCTTCGGTCGCCGTCCTCTGGCAGTTGATCGTTAGAACCAAAACAAGCTGA
- a CDS encoding DUF4236 domain-containing protein, with protein sequence MAFRIRKSFKIAPGIRLNVSKSGLSTSIGGKGATVNLSKRGTKVTSSVPGTGLSSSKLFGGAKSGVTKTAPTPMWAHIVTWLIIAAVLWAIFR encoded by the coding sequence ATGGCCTTTCGCATCCGGAAAAGCTTCAAAATCGCCCCAGGTATTCGCCTCAATGTCAGCAAGAGCGGCCTCAGCACATCGATAGGCGGAAAAGGCGCGACGGTGAATCTGAGCAAGCGCGGGACGAAAGTAACGAGCAGCGTTCCGGGAACGGGGCTTTCTTCATCCAAGCTGTTTGGCGGAGCGAAGAGTGGCGTTACTAAAACCGCGCCTACACCTATGTGGGCACATATTGTCACATGGCTGATAATCGCCGCTGTTCTCTGGGCAATCTTTAGATGA
- a CDS encoding tail assembly protein: MHSTVAHYQPMTTIKLSGSLAAKFGRVHRRVLDSGQAWEAFRALKATLVGFKEEIQRLDRLGMRFAVFRNRKNVGEAEFGLGGATDIRIVPIIQGSKKAGLIQTIIGAVLIVAGTFLSTTPFGAPLIGAGIGLVAGGVIQMLSPQASGLKQSASPENSPSYAFGSAKNTTASGNPVPICIGERRWGGMIVSASILAEDKA, translated from the coding sequence ATGCATTCCACCGTTGCTCACTATCAGCCAATGACTACGATCAAATTGTCAGGGTCCTTGGCGGCGAAGTTTGGCAGGGTTCACCGTCGTGTCTTGGACTCCGGCCAAGCATGGGAGGCATTCAGAGCGCTAAAGGCAACGCTTGTAGGGTTTAAGGAAGAAATTCAGCGCCTCGACCGGCTGGGCATGCGCTTCGCCGTGTTTCGCAATCGAAAGAACGTCGGCGAGGCGGAATTTGGATTGGGTGGAGCAACTGATATTCGCATTGTGCCAATCATCCAGGGGAGCAAAAAAGCCGGCCTCATCCAGACCATTATTGGTGCGGTCTTGATCGTTGCAGGTACGTTCCTTTCGACCACTCCATTCGGCGCGCCTCTGATCGGTGCCGGTATTGGATTGGTCGCCGGCGGCGTAATTCAAATGCTCAGCCCCCAAGCCTCTGGACTGAAGCAAAGCGCATCCCCCGAAAACTCTCCGTCCTACGCTTTCGGCAGTGCGAAGAACACCACGGCCAGCGGCAACCCGGTGCCGATCTGCATCGGCGAACGCCGGTGGGGCGGGATGATCGTCTCGGCCTCGATCCTGGCGGAGGACAAGGCATGA